In Niallia sp. FSL W8-0635, one genomic interval encodes:
- a CDS encoding dihydrodipicolinate synthase family protein, producing the protein MLKQNPFVPYSIAMVTPFDDKENLWLSGIFSLIDYYKRNQVPALLISGSTGEQHSMSIEERVTLYREARLAGKDDLLLIGGVAALRTSDAIRLAEAAQRENLDGIMLGFPPYLRMSQREAAEYVKKVCAVTDLPIMLYNNPLRTGFNLELNTLYDLVEYCPQIQALKEAGNSSNAPLVKKKLGPSFTVLTGFDLQLLDNLQNGYDGITSILGNVFPKEMQQIVQLIKTKEWKRAEEQFSKLLPIIHTILEIGALRAIKYILTEHNIEAGICREPLSILSKQEKESLRDVFNRGEAL; encoded by the coding sequence ATGCTTAAACAAAATCCATTTGTTCCATATAGCATTGCGATGGTTACCCCGTTTGATGATAAGGAAAATCTCTGGTTGAGTGGCATTTTTTCTTTAATAGATTACTATAAAAGGAATCAGGTTCCTGCACTGCTTATCAGTGGTTCAACCGGGGAGCAGCATTCGATGTCAATCGAAGAACGCGTAACCCTCTATCGAGAAGCAAGATTAGCTGGAAAAGACGATCTTCTTCTCATCGGAGGAGTAGCTGCATTAAGAACATCTGACGCCATTCGATTGGCCGAGGCTGCCCAACGAGAAAATCTGGATGGAATTATGCTAGGTTTTCCTCCTTATTTACGAATGAGCCAAAGGGAAGCAGCTGAATACGTGAAAAAAGTGTGTGCTGTGACGGATTTACCAATTATGCTCTATAATAATCCACTACGCACAGGATTTAATCTGGAATTAAATACTTTATATGATTTAGTAGAGTACTGTCCGCAAATTCAAGCATTGAAAGAGGCAGGTAATTCTAGCAATGCCCCTTTAGTCAAAAAGAAGCTTGGTCCTTCTTTCACCGTTTTAACTGGATTCGACTTGCAGCTTTTAGATAATCTGCAAAACGGTTATGACGGAATCACTAGTATATTAGGAAATGTTTTTCCAAAGGAAATGCAACAAATAGTTCAATTGATAAAAACAAAGGAATGGAAACGTGCCGAAGAACAATTCTCTAAACTACTTCCGATTATACATACAATTTTAGAAATAGGAGCACTGCGAGCCATCAAATATATACTGACAGAACATAATATTGAAGCAGGAATATGTAGAGAACCACTATCCATTTTGAGTAAACAAGAAAAGGAATCCTTAAGGGATGTATTTAATAGAGGAGAGGCATTATGA
- a CDS encoding sigma factor-like helix-turn-helix DNA-binding protein, with translation MKECRSFQSEAFTTFLQENKSLLSNPIVKSFLGNKVNFDLLKKAIEFPTKENKEKLDESFKKHFFTIRFTAYITSSMEYSTINFNKNLTVHQKRFPLILGEKEDRGEKDNTFHDKEAEIERIVEKEVLRESVEEYISDKMIYSAILSLTSSQRAILTYAYLYKLTDTEIARKIGTSQQYISKTRKVALQRIFSFMNGRRKADGINRHDSMDDYNQ, from the coding sequence ATGAAGGAATGCCGTTCTTTTCAATCAGAGGCTTTTACCACGTTCTTGCAGGAAAATAAATCATTATTAAGTAATCCAATTGTAAAGAGTTTTTTAGGAAATAAGGTGAATTTCGATCTGTTAAAAAAAGCAATAGAATTTCCAACAAAGGAAAATAAAGAAAAGCTGGATGAATCCTTTAAAAAGCATTTCTTTACCATTCGGTTTACTGCGTATATTACTTCTTCTATGGAGTATAGCACCATTAATTTTAATAAAAACCTAACCGTGCATCAGAAAAGATTTCCTTTAATCCTGGGTGAAAAGGAAGATCGAGGTGAGAAGGATAATACTTTCCATGACAAAGAGGCGGAAATAGAAAGGATAGTGGAGAAGGAGGTATTGCGAGAAAGTGTGGAGGAATACATTTCAGATAAAATGATTTACTCAGCTATTCTCAGCCTGACATCCTCACAACGAGCAATTTTAACCTATGCATATTTATATAAATTAACGGATACAGAAATTGCTCGAAAAATTGGTACATCGCAGCAATACATTTCGAAAACACGAAAAGTAGCTTTACAACGTATTTTTTCATTTATGAATGGAAGGAGGAAGGCGGATGGAATTAATAGACATGACTCAATGGATGACTATAATCAGTAA
- a CDS encoding YvrJ family protein — MELIDMTQWMTIISNFGFPLTLSLFVLLRLDKKMDQLLKEWKEIQPNQRKENDK; from the coding sequence ATGGAATTAATAGACATGACTCAATGGATGACTATAATCAGTAACTTTGGCTTTCCGCTAACTTTATCTTTATTTGTTTTACTTCGATTAGACAAAAAAATGGATCAACTACTTAAAGAGTGGAAGGAAATACAACCAAACCAAAGAAAGGAAAATGACAAATGA
- a CDS encoding polyprenyl synthetase family protein has translation MRVHQMWDTYPELKNDLSKVLQLIESNIRVRDKVVEKTIKDLIYSGGKLLRPAYSLLCSQIGPSKDKNRAIAVAAALETLHMATLIHDDVIDESPTRHNIPTIHAHNGNKFAIYAGDYLFCVCFTILSKHATSLSHLEFNARSMEKILSGELDQLNARYQSKVTVKNYLTRISGKTAQLFAVSCYSGAIESEASRALAMNAWNMGHYIGMAFQIMDDILDYKGNSITLGKPVMADIKQGHYNLPLIYAIQASPKELIPLLDKKDDLTDEDMQQISELISKYKGVEKAELLAKKYTEKAIKQLNKLPEGDYKNHLYVITNSLLKRSV, from the coding sequence ATGCGTGTACATCAAATGTGGGATACGTATCCAGAATTAAAGAATGACTTGTCTAAAGTACTTCAATTAATTGAAAGTAATATTCGCGTTCGCGACAAAGTAGTAGAAAAAACGATTAAGGATCTCATTTATTCCGGTGGCAAGTTACTTAGACCTGCATACTCCCTGCTTTGTTCCCAAATCGGTCCTTCTAAAGACAAAAACCGAGCGATTGCAGTCGCAGCTGCATTGGAAACATTGCATATGGCAACATTAATCCATGATGACGTTATCGATGAATCACCAACTCGGCATAACATTCCGACTATCCATGCTCATAATGGAAATAAGTTTGCCATCTATGCAGGCGATTATCTATTCTGCGTTTGTTTTACAATTTTATCTAAACACGCAACTTCTTTATCTCACTTAGAATTTAATGCTCGTAGCATGGAAAAGATTTTAAGCGGAGAATTAGATCAATTAAATGCTAGATATCAATCTAAAGTTACGGTTAAAAATTATTTAACAAGAATCTCAGGAAAAACTGCCCAGCTTTTTGCAGTAAGCTGCTATTCCGGCGCGATTGAAAGTGAAGCAAGTAGAGCACTGGCAATGAATGCATGGAATATGGGGCATTATATCGGCATGGCCTTTCAAATAATGGATGATATTCTGGATTATAAAGGAAATAGCATAACATTGGGCAAGCCAGTGATGGCAGATATTAAACAAGGTCATTATAATTTGCCACTCATTTATGCGATTCAAGCAAGTCCGAAAGAGCTGATTCCTCTTTTAGATAAAAAAGACGACTTGACTGACGAAGATATGCAGCAGATTTCTGAACTTATTTCTAAATATAAAGGGGTAGAAAAAGCGGAACTCCTTGCTAAAAAATATACAGAAAAAGCAATCAAACAACTTAATAAATTACCTGAAGGCGATTATAAAAATCATCTTTATGTGATTACAAATAGCTTATTGAAGCGGAGCGTTTAA
- a CDS encoding Gx transporter family protein: MTKNQRLVYIALLASQAVIISLLERAIPFPFAFAPGAKLGLANIITCLALYTLPTKDAFKVVAIRLCLATLLGGTLSTFMYSASGALLSFIGMWSVKQLGTKRISLIGVSTTGAILHNIGQLAVASFVAQTWTVFLYLPVLSFIGILSGIAIGILANYLITHVEKLQYYRDLSEINESSNERG, from the coding sequence ATGACGAAAAATCAACGCCTTGTATATATAGCACTGCTTGCGTCACAAGCTGTAATAATTAGCTTATTAGAACGGGCTATCCCATTTCCTTTTGCCTTTGCACCTGGAGCAAAGCTTGGATTAGCAAATATTATTACATGCTTGGCTCTATACACACTTCCTACAAAGGATGCCTTTAAAGTAGTTGCTATACGCCTTTGCTTAGCAACCTTATTAGGAGGAACGCTTTCTACCTTTATGTATAGTGCAAGCGGGGCTCTCTTAAGCTTTATCGGCATGTGGAGTGTAAAGCAACTTGGCACCAAACGAATTAGCTTAATAGGAGTAAGTACCACTGGAGCAATTCTCCATAATATTGGGCAATTGGCTGTCGCAAGCTTTGTTGCACAAACATGGACTGTATTTTTATATCTACCTGTTTTATCCTTTATCGGCATCTTATCAGGAATAGCCATCGGAATACTTGCTAATTATCTAATCACACATGTAGAAAAACTACAATATTATAGAGATTTATCGGAAATAAACGAATCTAGTAATGAAAGAGGTTAG
- a CDS encoding FAD-dependent oxidoreductase, with protein sequence MDKKNIVIIGAGYAGVHAAKKLAKKYKKDDSVSITLIDRHSYHTMMTELHEVAAHRVEPDAIQFDLRRLFNRTKVKLVTDNVKHVDYQSKLVTTEHGQFSFDYLILGMGGEPNDFGTPGVQENGFTLWSWEDAVRLREHIEKIVRKAASVHDEATRKAMLTFTVCGSGFTGIEMVGELIEWKERLAKDYKLDAEDITLYVVEAAPTILNMLERRDADKAESYMVKQGVKILKSSPIVEVKEDAIVLKSGEELPTYTLIWTAGVRANSDTKDYGMSAGRAGRLKVNAHMESEDYKDVYVVGDLAYFEEEPGKPTPQIVEAAEQTALTAAKNIIAEISGGEKESYQGKYHGVMVSIGARYGVANLSGMHLSGWFANFMKHMVNLYYFFGIGSGYYMYQYVMHEFFHTKDKRNIFRDFLTRYGNVLWSLPLRIFVAGFWIVEACAKLWGESTWKDSISSWSKVPNLFNGLGEDSWLTATSVKMPFEWLQTATSGASEAATSTDFATPILSKMPFWFEWIMKIMLPTPEIALFMQKMMIFIELAIGLAILAGLFTWLANAASAAFLVMFTLCAMLGWDKVWALPASIALMNGSGRTFGLDYWVIPFLQRKLGDWWYGKERAIYKDYK encoded by the coding sequence ATGGACAAAAAAAATATTGTCATTATCGGCGCAGGCTATGCTGGTGTACATGCCGCAAAAAAGCTTGCTAAAAAGTATAAAAAAGATGATTCAGTTTCCATTACACTTATCGATAGACATTCCTATCATACAATGATGACTGAATTACACGAGGTCGCTGCACATAGAGTAGAGCCAGATGCTATTCAATTCGATTTACGTCGTTTATTTAATCGTACAAAGGTGAAATTAGTTACAGACAATGTAAAACATGTTGATTATCAAAGTAAATTAGTAACAACAGAACACGGACAATTTTCCTTTGACTATCTAATTTTAGGAATGGGTGGCGAACCAAATGATTTTGGTACACCAGGCGTGCAAGAAAACGGATTTACCCTTTGGTCTTGGGAAGATGCTGTTAGATTAAGAGAACATATTGAGAAAATCGTTCGTAAGGCAGCTAGTGTTCACGATGAAGCTACAAGAAAAGCTATGCTGACCTTTACTGTTTGTGGTTCTGGCTTCACAGGAATTGAAATGGTTGGGGAACTTATTGAATGGAAAGAGAGATTGGCGAAAGACTATAAACTAGATGCAGAGGATATTACTTTATATGTTGTGGAAGCTGCTCCTACTATATTAAATATGCTTGAGCGCAGAGACGCTGATAAAGCAGAAAGCTATATGGTGAAACAAGGAGTTAAAATCCTAAAAAGCTCTCCAATCGTTGAAGTAAAAGAGGATGCTATCGTATTAAAATCAGGAGAAGAACTTCCAACCTACACTCTAATTTGGACTGCAGGTGTTCGCGCAAATTCTGATACAAAAGATTATGGTATGTCAGCTGGAAGAGCAGGACGATTAAAAGTAAATGCTCATATGGAATCAGAAGATTATAAAGATGTATATGTAGTTGGTGACTTAGCATATTTTGAAGAAGAACCTGGAAAGCCTACTCCTCAAATTGTTGAGGCTGCTGAGCAAACTGCATTAACAGCTGCAAAGAATATTATTGCAGAAATTAGCGGCGGCGAAAAAGAATCATATCAAGGGAAATACCATGGCGTAATGGTTTCAATTGGAGCCAGATACGGTGTAGCGAATTTAAGTGGTATGCATTTAAGCGGCTGGTTTGCAAACTTCATGAAGCATATGGTTAATCTTTATTATTTCTTTGGCATCGGAAGCGGCTATTATATGTACCAATATGTGATGCATGAGTTTTTCCATACAAAAGATAAACGTAATATTTTCCGTGATTTCTTAACACGTTACGGTAATGTCCTTTGGAGTCTTCCTTTACGGATATTTGTTGCAGGTTTCTGGATCGTAGAAGCATGTGCAAAACTTTGGGGAGAATCTACATGGAAAGATTCTATCTCTAGCTGGTCAAAGGTTCCAAACCTATTCAATGGTTTAGGAGAAGATTCTTGGTTAACCGCTACTAGTGTGAAAATGCCTTTCGAATGGCTTCAAACAGCTACAAGTGGTGCAAGTGAAGCAGCTACTTCTACTGACTTTGCAACACCAATTTTAAGCAAAATGCCTTTCTGGTTTGAATGGATTATGAAAATCATGCTACCAACACCAGAAATTGCACTATTTATGCAAAAAATGATGATCTTTATTGAATTAGCAATTGGGTTAGCAATTCTAGCTGGTTTATTCACATGGTTAGCAAATGCTGCAAGTGCTGCATTCCTAGTAATGTTTACTTTATGCGCAATGCTTGGATGGGATAAAGTTTGGGCATTACCAGCATCAATCGCCTTAATGAACGGATCTGGTCGTACATTTGGATTAGATTATTGGGTTATTCCTTTCCTTCAAAGAAAATTAGGTGACTGGTGGTACGGAAAAGAACGAGCGATATATAAAGACTATAAGTAA
- a CDS encoding FAD:protein FMN transferase, translated as MKKLKKAAILLLSLLLLVGLVGCGKQKESDAGTTSNPYKRTEFLMGTVVTIKIYDKDKEAVLDQVFDRIELLASQITVNEEGSIVDEINRNAGLNPVEVPGDIYRLVKAGKEYSKYSGGDFDITIGPLTDLWHIGFPDEKKPAPSEIDAVLPLINYEKIELNEEKQSVYLPEDGMMLDLGGIAKGFITDEVIKVLNDKGIKSAIVDLGGNIYVKGKNASGKAWEVGVQDPFSDRGEMVGKMEETNKSIVTSGIYERYLEVDGVKYHHILSPKTGYSVNNDVAGITIISDKSFDGDGYSTTIFIKGVEEGLKAVEAMDGMEAIFVTKDKKVYLTSGLKDKFTLTNDKFELAN; from the coding sequence ATGAAGAAATTAAAAAAGGCAGCAATTTTGTTACTTTCCCTCCTTTTATTAGTTGGATTAGTTGGCTGTGGCAAACAAAAGGAATCAGATGCAGGGACAACAAGTAATCCATATAAAAGGACAGAATTTTTAATGGGGACGGTAGTGACGATTAAAATCTATGATAAGGATAAAGAAGCAGTGTTGGATCAAGTATTTGACCGAATCGAATTATTAGCAAGTCAAATCACCGTTAATGAAGAAGGGTCCATAGTTGATGAAATTAATAGAAATGCTGGCCTTAATCCAGTGGAGGTACCAGGTGATATCTATCGTTTGGTAAAAGCGGGAAAAGAATATAGTAAGTACTCAGGAGGAGACTTCGATATCACAATTGGTCCACTTACTGATTTGTGGCATATCGGCTTCCCAGATGAGAAAAAGCCAGCTCCATCAGAAATAGATGCAGTTCTGCCTTTAATCAACTACGAAAAGATAGAACTAAATGAAGAAAAGCAATCTGTCTATTTGCCAGAAGACGGGATGATGCTGGATTTAGGTGGAATCGCAAAAGGATTTATTACAGATGAGGTGATCAAAGTATTAAATGATAAAGGAATTAAATCTGCAATTGTCGATTTAGGTGGAAACATTTATGTAAAGGGCAAGAATGCATCTGGAAAGGCTTGGGAAGTGGGGGTTCAAGATCCTTTTTCCGATAGGGGAGAAATGGTAGGGAAAATGGAAGAAACAAATAAATCGATTGTAACATCTGGAATATATGAACGGTATTTGGAAGTAGATGGAGTAAAGTATCATCATATTCTTAGCCCTAAAACAGGCTATTCTGTAAATAACGATGTTGCTGGTATCACGATTATTTCCGATAAGTCCTTTGATGGAGACGGATACTCTACAACAATATTTATAAAGGGAGTAGAAGAAGGATTAAAAGCAGTAGAAGCAATGGATGGAATGGAAGCTATTTTTGTAACAAAAGATAAGAAGGTTTACTTAACCTCAGGACTAAAAGATAAATTTACCTTAACAAATGACAAATTTGAATTA